A window of Terriglobales bacterium contains these coding sequences:
- a CDS encoding ABC transporter ATP-binding protein: protein MAERAPAAPPDQCMISTEDLWKTYDMGSEQQVHALRGVNLRIDKNEYVAIMGPSGSGKSTLMNLIGCLDTPSKGRYWLNGQLVSELDDDELARIRNKEIGFVFQTFNLLARATSLHNVELPLIYNGTPAEERLERAKAALRAVDLEPRMMHKPNELSGGQRQRVAVARALVNNPAIILADEPTGNLDSQTGAEIMALFDRLHQQGNTIVLVTHEHDIAEYAHRVIHIKDGVVERDERKR from the coding sequence ATGGCCGAGCGGGCCCCAGCGGCCCCTCCCGACCAATGCATGATCAGCACCGAGGACCTGTGGAAGACCTATGACATGGGTTCCGAACAGCAGGTGCACGCGCTGCGCGGGGTGAACCTGCGCATCGACAAGAACGAGTACGTGGCCATCATGGGGCCCTCGGGCTCGGGCAAGTCGACGCTCATGAACCTGATCGGGTGTCTGGACACGCCCAGCAAGGGGCGCTACTGGCTCAACGGCCAGCTGGTCAGCGAACTGGACGACGACGAGCTGGCGCGCATCCGCAACAAGGAGATCGGCTTCGTCTTCCAGACCTTCAACCTGCTGGCGCGGGCCACCTCGCTGCACAACGTGGAGCTGCCGCTGATCTACAACGGGACGCCGGCGGAAGAGCGCCTGGAGCGCGCCAAAGCGGCGCTGCGCGCGGTGGACCTGGAACCCCGCATGATGCACAAGCCCAACGAACTCTCCGGCGGCCAGCGGCAGCGCGTAGCCGTCGCGCGGGCGTTGGTCAACAATCCCGCCATCATCCTGGCCGACGAGCCCACCGGCAACCTGGACTCGCAGACCGGCGCCGAGATCATGGCCTTGTTCGACCGGTTGCATCAGCAGGGCAACACCATCGTGCTGGTCACCCACGAACACGACATTGCCGAATATGCGCACCGTGTAATTCACATCAAAGATGGCGTCGTGGAACGGGACGAGAGGAAGAGATAA
- a CDS encoding efflux RND transporter periplasmic adaptor subunit produces MSKKKIILIAGIVLAVVLVVVGTISFSGKNVVGVQTGKVSREDLASVVTASGEIKPKNYVNIGANAFGKITKLYVKEGDHVKQGQMLAQLENVQSASDVAATRAALEAARTDALAADAGLKTAQAQLEQSQAQLEQAKLDYQRAQGLYKDALIAKADFDAKKAAYDAAVAGLAQSKARVAQSKAQLDSSHGHVTQTQATLVKSSDLLSKTEYVAPYDGVITNLPVREGETVVIGIQNAPGSTLMTLADLSVITAEVKVDETDIVNVKLGQDATVSIDAIPNKTFHGKVTEIGDNAIVRSTGVSTAQTTGGSQEAKDFKVVVTLTDPPENLRPGLSTTAKITTATRQGALAIPIQALTIRRSSELQEKSKNSVQAAAPAKADEKDKKDEELQGVFVVRNQRAVFVPVETGITGTTDIEVTKGLKEGDEIVTGSYKVLRTLKNNAAVKVEKTPAPAESS; encoded by the coding sequence GTGGTGGTGGGCACGATCTCGTTCAGCGGGAAGAACGTGGTGGGGGTGCAGACCGGCAAGGTCAGCCGCGAGGACCTGGCCTCCGTGGTCACCGCCTCGGGCGAGATCAAGCCCAAGAACTACGTCAACATCGGGGCCAACGCCTTCGGCAAGATCACCAAGCTGTACGTCAAGGAAGGCGATCACGTGAAGCAGGGCCAGATGCTGGCGCAACTGGAGAACGTGCAGTCGGCCTCCGACGTGGCCGCGACCCGGGCGGCGCTGGAAGCGGCGCGCACCGACGCGCTGGCCGCCGACGCCGGCCTGAAGACGGCGCAGGCGCAACTGGAGCAGTCGCAGGCGCAGTTGGAGCAGGCCAAGCTGGACTATCAGCGCGCCCAGGGGCTGTACAAGGACGCGCTCATCGCCAAGGCCGACTTCGACGCCAAGAAAGCCGCCTATGACGCCGCGGTGGCGGGCCTGGCACAGTCCAAGGCGCGCGTCGCCCAGTCCAAGGCGCAACTGGATTCGTCGCACGGGCACGTGACCCAGACGCAGGCCACCCTGGTGAAGAGCAGCGACCTGCTCAGCAAGACGGAGTACGTGGCTCCCTATGACGGCGTGATCACCAACCTGCCGGTGCGCGAAGGCGAGACGGTGGTGATCGGCATCCAGAACGCTCCCGGCAGCACCCTGATGACGCTGGCGGACCTGTCGGTGATCACCGCCGAGGTCAAGGTAGACGAGACCGACATCGTGAACGTGAAGCTGGGGCAGGATGCGACCGTGAGCATCGATGCCATCCCCAACAAGACCTTCCACGGCAAGGTGACGGAGATCGGCGACAACGCCATCGTGCGCTCCACCGGAGTGTCGACGGCGCAGACCACCGGCGGCAGCCAGGAGGCCAAGGATTTCAAGGTGGTGGTGACGCTGACGGACCCGCCGGAGAACCTGCGGCCGGGGCTTTCCACCACCGCCAAGATCACCACGGCGACGCGGCAGGGAGCGCTGGCCATCCCCATCCAGGCGCTCACCATCCGCCGCAGCTCGGAGCTGCAGGAGAAGTCCAAGAACAGCGTGCAGGCGGCCGCTCCCGCCAAGGCGGACGAGAAGGACAAGAAAGACGAGGAGTTGCAGGGTGTCTTCGTGGTGCGCAACCAGCGGGCGGTCTTCGTACCGGTCGAGACCGGCATCACGGGCACGACCGACATCGAGGTGACCAAAGGGCTGAAGGAAGGCGATGAGATCGTGACCGGCAGCTACAAGGTACTGCGCACGCTGAAGAACAACGCCGCCGTCAAGGTCGAGAAAACGCCGGCGCCCGCAGAATCGTCCTAA